The Onthophagus taurus isolate NC chromosome 6, IU_Otau_3.0, whole genome shotgun sequence region TTAAAATCCAAAGAAATGCGTATATCCAAGTTAAAACTGTATATATTCCTCTCAATAATCGCAATTTGTATCCTGTATATATCCGGATTTTTTATACATCTTCGTACGACTAGTTTTAGACACTTTTCGTATCCACTTGATGAGGATATTTATCAGTATGTAGAAGAGATGAAGAACCATTTAACGCCTTCACATGTACCTATTAATCAAATGAACtactattttataaaaaacccACACGAAAAATGTCAAGAAAACACCACACTTCGATTGGTGTATGTGATAAAATCAGCAATTGATCATTTTGGGAGAAGAGAGGCTATCAGGAAGACTTGGGGCTATGAACATCGATTTTCTGATGTTGAAATACGAACGTTTTTTATGTTAGGAATGCGAAATGATCTAGATTTACAACATAAAGTGTCTGTGGAaagtgaaaaatataaagatgtGATTCAAGGAAGTTTCATTgatgaatattttacaaatactataaaaactataatgaGTTATAGGTTTTTAGTTGATCATTGTCCTTATTCTAAGTTTTATATGTTTGTTGATGATGATTATTATGTTTCaactaaaaatgtattgagATATTTAAGAAATCCGTCCAAATATCCtgattatttaacaaattcaGCCATGGAAAATATACAATCAATTGAACCGAGTCGATTTTATGCTGGATACGCTGTAGATGCTTATCCAATGAGAAATTTAATAAGCAAATTTTCTATGCCTTTAGAGGAATATCCTTATAATAAATACCCTCTGTATGCAACAGCTGGAGCTTACATGTTATctttaaatactttaattgatatgTATTATGCTAGTcattttgtgaaattttttcgttttgatGATGTATATTTAGGTATTATAGCACATAAATTAGGGATAATTCCGCACCATACACCATatgttactttattttatgaggAATATTCACCTGAACATTATCAATTTATGATTGCTGTGCATGGATATGATGATTCAAACAAAATGGAACAAATTTGGAATGAACAAAAAGAACTAGGAAATgcataatttgaaataaaaggcttttttatataaaattaaattattattatttgttaaatgtttaaatctaaatatcttctttttaTCGTCCAAAATGTGGTTCAGGGACAAGTTTTTGAGCAATTATCTTCCCATAACCACCTCTCCCCGAGTCATAATCAGTCCTATATTCATCACgaacctaaaaataatattatttaagtaATCCTCCTCAtatctaattaaaaaagaatacttGTCCCCCAGTTTTTCCTCTTCCATATTGTCTACCTTCAATAAACCCAGCATCCCAATCAGTACGTACAATCCTATCATCTAATCGAGTCCCGTTAACGTatcttaaacaattttcagCATCGGCTCGATTATAATACTCAACGAAA contains the following coding sequences:
- the LOC111427955 gene encoding nuclear cap-binding protein subunit 2; the encoded protein is MAGALASSTSSAVELSSYRDQHFKGSRAEQDKLLRLSTTLYVGNLSFFTTEEQLYELFSRCGDIRRIIMGLDKYKKTPCGFCFVEYYNRADAENCLRYVNGTRLDDRIVRTDWDAGFIEGRQYGRGKTGGQVRDEYRTDYDSGRGGYGKIIAQKLVPEPHFGR
- the LOC111427954 gene encoding beta-1,3-galactosyltransferase brn-like, with protein sequence MRISKLKLYIFLSIIAICILYISGFFIHLRTTSFRHFSYPLDEDIYQYVEEMKNHLTPSHVPINQMNYYFIKNPHEKCQENTTLRLVYVIKSAIDHFGRREAIRKTWGYEHRFSDVEIRTFFMLGMRNDLDLQHKVSVESEKYKDVIQGSFIDEYFTNTIKTIMSYRFLVDHCPYSKFYMFVDDDYYVSTKNVLRYLRNPSKYPDYLTNSAMENIQSIEPSRFYAGYAVDAYPMRNLISKFSMPLEEYPYNKYPLYATAGAYMLSLNTLIDMYYASHFVKFFRFDDVYLGIIAHKLGIIPHHTPYVTLFYEEYSPEHYQFMIAVHGYDDSNKMEQIWNEQKELGNA